The DNA region AACCTCGGACTGAAGGAGGCCTACGGCATGGTGGGCGCCGAGAACACGGCGAGCCTCGCCCTGTGCCGCCGGCTGGGCTTCCGCCATGTGCGCGACGTGGTCGGCGAGGACGGTTCGGTGACTCGGATGGTGGTCATTCCCACCCGTGGTGAGAACCCGCTCCCATGACAGCCGAAGAAGTTCTGACAGCCGAACAGGTCATCGTGGGGCCACGGGTTCTCGCTGGGCGGCGTGATCGCCCAGGTGATCGTGCAGACCGAGCCGCACCTCGCTCGTACCGAAGTCGCCGCCGTGGCCGGCGTCGGGCGAACGTCCGCTCAGCGTCCGCGTGATCGTGGCGGATGAGGGGGCGTCGGCGGACGGCCTGCGGCGGGGCGCTTGTCCATGTCGGGGCGGAAGGTCCCGTACGGGGTGGCGGTCGGCCCATGACCGTGCGGCCCGCTGCTGCGGGGCCGAGGCCGATGGTTCACGTCCGGAGGCGGGCGCCGGGTCCCGGCCGGGCGGTGACGTCTCTGGGGGTGAGTGCGGCGTGCTCCGCTGAGCACTCGACGACGACACGGAGCGGAGCGCCGCACTCGGTGTGGCGAACGTCCAGCACCGGGCCCTCCGGGCCGAGGGCGTACGCCTCGCCCCACTGGCTGAGGGCCATCAGGACGGGCCACAGGTCCCAGCCCTTGCGCGTCAGGCGGTACTCGTTGCGGGGGCGGCTGCCGGGTTCCTGGTAGGGGACGGTCTTCAGGACGCCCGCCGCGGTCAGCTTGCGGAGGCGGTCGCTGAGGACGGCCTCCGACAGGCCGATGTGGCGGTGGAAATCGTCGAAGCGGCGGACGCCGTTGACGGCGTCACGCAGGATCAGCAGCGTCCATTTCTCCCCGATCACGTCGAGCGTGCGCTGGACCGGGCAGTTCTCCGTGCTCGCCTCAAGCCACTCCATCCCGCCATCGTAGGCGCCTGGCTTCGTCATTGACAGTCAGGTGAGCCCGCAGCTAGCTTCACTTGTAAAAGTCAGAGGGAAGGCGTCGGGTCGTGGGACGAACACGTACGTATCAATGGGAAGATCCCGCGATCCTGGCGGAGGCCGCCGGACGCATGGCCGGCATCGACTTCCTGCGCGAGTTGCAGGCGGGGCGGCTGCCGGGACCGCCCATCAACCACTCCATCGACTTCGCCCTGGACGAGGTGGAGCCCGGCAGGGCGGTCTTCTCCCTGACGCCGGGGGAGGAGCACTACAACCCGATCGGCAGCGTGCACGGCGGCATCTTCGCCACCCTGCTCGACTCGGCGGCGGGCTGCGCCGTCCAGTCCACCCTTCCGCGAGGCATGGCGTACACGTCACTCGACCTGACGGTGAAGTTCCTGCGCCGGATCACCGTGGAGACGGGCACGGTGCGCGCCATCGGCACGATCGTCAACAAGGGCCGCCGAACCGCGCTGGCGCAAGCGCAGTTGATCGACGCGAAAGACCGTCTGCTCGCCCACGCCACCAGTAGCTGCCTGCTCTTCCCGGTGCCTCCCCCGCAGGCGTGACGCACTGCGCCGGCGGCCCCCGCCCCGGCCGACGGGCCGTGCCGCGTGGAGTCGCGTGGACACGCCGCCCACCGTCGGCCAGGGCGCTGCCGGCCGTTCACCGGGTGTGACCGGGACAGGAGAGTGGGGTCGGCGGGCGTTCACCGCACCGGAAGGTCCCCGGCGGTCAGGCCGGAAGCGGTTCGTCGGTCCGTTCGGCGACCTCATGCCGTAGGGCGGTCCACACGGCGCGCACGCCGACTGCGCCCGTGCCCTCGGAGTCGCCACCGACGGCGACGCCGGGGCCGCCGCTGCGTTCGGGGAGGCACTCCGCGCCATGTGCCAGGATCTTGCGGTGCCCACCCCGCGAGCCCACGGCATCGACAAGGACGAGTGGTTCCGCCTGCTGCCCCTCATGGCCGAGCAGGCGCTCGCGTCCGGGTCCCCCGCCGCCAACCCCGTCGTACCCACCGCGGACGAGATCCAGGATCTCTACGCGCAGATATACGCCTGACACCCGGGCGAGTGAGGAACGTGATGGCCACGACAGCCGGATCCGCGCGGAGTGCGAGGTGCTGACCCATGACTGACACCGCCGCGGCCGAGGTTCTCGCCGACGTCCACCGGGGCGTCGGCCGGATCACGCTGAACCGGCCCAGGGCGCTCAACGCCCTGACGACGGACATGGTCGCCGCCGTCGACCGTACGCTCGCCGAGTGGGAGCACGCACCGCTGTCCGCCGTGGTGCTCGCCGGCTCCACCACGAAGGCGTTCTGCGCCGGCGGAGACATCCGCGCGATCCGCGAGCACAGCCTCGCCGGGGACACCGAGGCCAGTGAGCGGTTCTTCGCCACCGAGTACCGGCTGAACGCCCGGATCGCCGAGTACCCCGTCCCGGTCGTGTCGCTCATCGACGGCCTGTGCATGGGCGGCGGTCTCGGCCTGTCCGTCCACGGCAGCTTCCGCGTCGTCACCGAGCGCGCGGTGCTGGCCATGCCCGAGACCGGGATCGGGTTCTTCCCGGACGTCGGAGCCAGCTACTTCCTGCCGCGGCTGCCCGGCGCGATCGGCATGTACCTCGGGCTGACCGGGCACCGGCTCGACGCGGCCGACGCCCTGTACACGGGACTGGCCACGCACTTCGTCCCGGCGGACGGGATCGACGCGGTCGGGGAGGCCCTGGCCGCCAACCCCGGTGACCCGGTGGACGTGGTCCTGAACGGGCTCGCGGGCCGTTCCCCGGTGGCGGACAGCAGGTTGGCGGAGGTGCGCGGGGACGTGGACCGGGCGTTCGGCGCGCCGACCCTCGGCGAGATCGAGAAGCGCCTGCGCCACCTCGAAACCCCCTGGGCGGCAACCGCGCTGGCCGCCCTGGAGTCCGCCTCGCCGCAGAGCCTGGAGATCACGCACGCCCTGCTGGCCCGAGGCAGGCAGCGCACGTTGCGCGAGTGCCTGGGCGCCGAACTCGCCCTCACGCGTACGACCATCCGCACGCCGGACTTCCTGGAGGGCGTCCGCGCGGCCCTGGTCGACAAGGACCGCACTCCGACCTGGCAGCAGGCGTCGTCCGGCGGACAGGCGCTGCCGACCTGAACATGTCCGCCGTGAGCCGGTGCGGGACCTGGCCACGGCTCGGGCCGGGTGGAGCCGTGCGTGGCGCGCGGTGTCGTGGCGCGCTGTCTCGTGAGCCCCGCGGACTCAGTCGTTCTCGGGCGCCATCGAGACCACGACCTTGCCGGCCCTGGTGCGGCCCTGCTCGACGTACGCCATCGCATCGAGGGTCTGGTCGAAGGGGAACGTCCTGTCGAGGACCGGGTGGAGCTGCCCGCTGTCGTAGAGGGAGCCCAGCTCGCGTAGCTGGGATCCGTCGGCCTGCATGAAGAAGAACTGGTAGCGCACGCCCAGGGCCTTGGCCCGCTTGCGGACCTTGCGGCTGAGCGCGTTCATGACCACACCCATGAACGAGGGGGCGCCGAGCTGCTTGGCGAACCCGGCGTCCGGCGGGCCGACGACGCTGATGGCCAGGCCGCCGGGCTTCAGCACGGTCAGCGACTTCTCGAGGTTCGCCCCGCCCAGGGAGTCCAGCACCAGGTCGTAGCCGGACAGCACGTTCGAGAAGTCTTCCTTGGTGTAGTCCACGACGACGTCGGCGCCGAGGCTCCTGACCAACTTCTCGGTGTCGGTGCTCGTGGTCGTCGCCACGGTGGCGCCGAGGTGCTTGGCGAGCTGGATGACCGTCGAACCGAGGCCGCCGGCGCCGGCGTGGACGAGGACCTTCTGACCCGGCCTCACGTGGGCGCGGTCGACGAGGATCTGCCAGGCGGCCAGAGCCACCAGTGGCACCGCGGCTGCTTCCCCGAGGGTGAGCGAGGCGGGCTTGGGCGCGACGTCGTCCATGTCGATCGCGATGAACTCCGCGAAGCCTCCGATCCGCAGGTCGCGCGGACGGGCGTAGACCTCGTCGCCGACGTCGAAGCCGTGTACGGCGGAACCGACCCGGGTCACCACGCCGGCCAGGTCGTGGCCGAGCACGAACGGGCGCCGGTACTTCAGGAGCTGCTTGAACTCCCCGTTGCGGACCATCTTGTCCAGCGGATTGACACTGGCGGCGCTCACTCTGACCAGGACGTCACGGTCTCCGACGGTGGGCTCGGATACCTCTGCGGCGCGCGCGCCGTCTTTGCCGTACGTGTCCACGACGAACGCCTTCATGTCGGCCGTCCTTTCCGCGTGATCTTCTCGATGGTCGATGGTCGATGTGCTGGTCGCGACGCTACTTGCTGAGTATAGGAAAGTAAACTCAGGTGAGGTTAGAATCGCCCCATGGATGCGAGGACCGAAGCTCTTCAGGACGTCGGCAAGGACCCCCGACTCGACCGGGACATGTCGAACTGTTCGATCGCCCGGACCCTTGAGGTCGTGGGGGAGAAGTGGACGATCCTGATCCTGCGCGAGGTCTGGTACGGCTCGTCCCGCTTCAGCGACTTCGAACGCGTTCTCGGTTGTCCTCGCAATCTTCTCGCGGCGCGGCTGCGGATGCTGGTGGAGGAGGGGATACTCGCCACGGAGACCTACAAGGAGCCGGGCTCGCGGAGCCGGCCGAAGTACGTGATCACGCCCAAGGGCATGGATCTGGTCCCGGCCGTGATGGGGCTCCTGCAGTGGGGTGACCGCTACCGCGCCGACCCGGAGGGCCCGGCCGTACTGGCGCGGCACCGCGGATGCGGCGCGCACGTCGACACCCAGATCCGCTGCGAACGGGGCCACGCGGTGCGGGCGGAGGACATCGAGAGCGTTCCCGGCCCCGCCTTTCGCAGGAGGCCCGCGGAGTGAACCGGGCGCGGTCGCGCCAGGAGTTCGCGGTGGGCTCGGTCCGGAGTGTGCTCTCCCCGGTCGGCCCGGCACCCGGCGGCTCTATGACGTCGATCACGTCGCACCGGTAGCGCAGCCGTCCCGGTGCCGAGCCGTACGAGGTGCTCGATCCCCGACGGCCCGACCCTGCCGTCGTGCGATCCGAGGTGCGGCGACGCACCTCAACGCGGTTGCGGCAGCCGCCTTGTGAGGATGCCGGGGTCGTCCTCGCCCCGTCGTGGCCCCGGAGCGGCGACGGGGCGAGGGCGGGGCGAGGTGTCCGGTGGGAGATCAAAGACTGGCGTCGCTGACAGGTACGTCCCATAACCTCGTGCGGAGAGACCTCACACGCCACGTGTGTCTACATCAAGGAGGCGATGGTGCTCAGAAGGGGCACGCGGTTGCTCGGCGGTGCCATGGCCGTGGTCTGCCTCCTGTTCATCGGCCCGAGCGCGTCGAGCGGTGCCCTCTTCGTCAGGTCGCTGCACACCGAATCCGTCAGGGACGTCGTACCGAACCGGGTCATGACCTGGAACCTCTGCAACCCCTGCGAGCAGAGCCACGTGGACCGGGCGGCGGAGATCGCCAGATACGCGCCCCAGGTCATCGGCGTACAGGAAGCGTGTGTGCGGGACGTCGAGAGGATCCGGGGTTACCTGAGGAGCCTCTACGGACTGGTGTACCACGTCGAGTACGGACCGGTTCTCCGGAACTGGAGCCGCTGCGGCGGGGCACCGTGGAAGCCGGGAGGCTACGGCCAGGCGATCCTCTCGGCGGCACCGATGACAGACCGCGTCACCGTGGAGTACCCCGACGGCGGATCCGAGGACCGTGGGTACATGGCGGTCACCACCAGGGTGGGTGGCCAGCCCGTCCGCCTTTTCAACACGCACCTTGCCGAACGACGTCAGGAAGCAGTCCGAGCCGGCCAGGCCAGGGTGCTCGCCGCAGAGGTCGCCCGGCATGAACGCGCGATCGTCATCGGCGACTTCAACGCCGTTCCGGCCGCTCCCGAACTCACTCCGATGTGGGCGCTGGCCACGGACACGGACCCCGGGTGTCATCCCTCGTCCACCGGCGCGTGTGAGACGACCACCGACTGGCACAGCAAGTTCGACTATGTCTTCCTGCGCGGCATCGGCCCGCTCACGCACCGCGTGGAGCACACCCCGTACTCGGACCACGATCTGGTGATCGCCGAACTGGACATGACCTGACGCGCTGGTGACGGGCCTCCGCCGGGTCCGGCCCGGTGAGCGGCGGAGAAGTGACCACGGGTGCTGACTTGGTGTTTTACAGTGACTGTCGCCAGATCCGCGACCATGGGAATTGTGAGGTGAACGCCGACCATGCCGGCCGAAACGTTTGAGTTCCAGGTGCAGGCCCGTCAGCTGCTTCAGTTGATGATCCACTCCGTCTACTCGAACAAGGACGTCTTCCTGCGCGAGCTCGTCTCCAACGCCTCCGACGCGCTGGACAAGCTGCGCCTCGAGGCCTTGCGCGACGACACGCTCGACTCCGACACCTCCGACCTGCACATCGCGATCGAGGTGGACAAGGACGCCCGTACGCTCACCGTGCGGGACAACGGCATCGGGATGTCGTACGAGGAGGTCGGGCGGCTGATCGGCACCATCGCCAACTCGGGCACGGCCGAGTTCCTTCGGGAGCTGCGGGAGGCGAAGGACGCGGCCGGAGCCGAGGGGCTCATCGGCCAGTTCGGTGTCGGTTTCTACTCCGGCTTCATGGTGGCCGACGAGATGACGCTGGTGACCCGCCGGGCCGGCGAGACCCAGGGCACGCGCTGGAGTTCGCGCGGCGAGGGCACGTACACCCTGGACACGGTGGAGGACGCCCCGCAGGGCACCGCCGTCACGCTCCACCTCAAGCCGGCCGACCCCGAGAACCAGCTCCACGACTACGTCTCTCCCTGGAAGATCAGGGAGATCGTCAAGCGGTACTCCGACTTCATCACCTGGCCGATCCGGATGGTCCCGGACAAGGGCGAGGGCGACTCCGAGCCCGAGCCCGAGACGCTGAACTCGATGAAGGCGCTGTGGGCGCGCTCGCGCGAGGAGGTCTCCGACGAGGAGTACCACGAGCTGTACAAGCACATCAGCCACGACTGGCGCGCCCCGCTGGAGACCGTCCGGTTCCAGGCGGAGGGCACGTTCGAGTACCAGGCCCTGCTGTTCCTTCCGGAGCACGCCCCGCACGACCTGTTCACCGAGGGCCACCGGCGCGGCCTCCAGCTCTACGTCAAGCGCGTTCTGATCATGGACGACTGCGAGGCGCTGCTGCCGCCGTACCTGCGGTTCGTCAAGGGCGTCGTCGACGCCCAGGACCTCTCGCTCAACGTCTCCCGCGAGATCCTCCAGCAGGACCGCCACATCCGGATGATCCAGCGGCGGCTGACGAAGAAGGTCCTGTCCTCCCTCAAGAGCATGAGGGCGGCCGACGCACAGCGGTACGCGGGTTTCTGGCGGGAGTTCGGAGCGGTCCTCAAGGAGGGCCTGGTCACCGACGCCGACAACCGGGAGGCCATCCTCGACGTCGCGTCCTTCGCGAGCACCCACGACGAGGAGCCGACGACGCTCCAGCAGTACGTGGAGCGTATGAAGGACGGCCAGGACGACATCTACTTCATGACGGGCGAGTCCCGCCAGGCCGTCGAGAGCTCCCCGCACCTGGAGGCGTTCCGGGCCCGGGGCATCGAGGTTCTGCTGCTGAGCGACCCCGTCGACGAGGTGTGGGCCGATGCCGTGGGCGAGTTCCAGGGCAAGCGGCTGCGGTCGGTCGCCAAGGGCGAGGCCGGTCTCGGGGCCGAGGACGGCGACAGCGCCGAGGGCGAACGGGAGCAGCGGAACGAGGAGTACGCCGGGCTGCTCGGCTGGATGAAGGAACAGCTGGAGGAGGACGTCAAGGACGTGCGGCTGTCGTCCCGGCTCACGGTCTCCCCGGCCTGCGTCGTCTCCGACGACCACGACCTCACGCCGGCGCTGGAGAACATGTACCGGGCGATGGGGCAGGAGGTGCCGCGGAGCAAGCGCATCCTCGAACTCAACCCGGACCACCAGCTGGTGAAGGGCCTCAACCAGGCGTACAAGCAGAGTGAGGACCGCACCGGCCTGGTGGGGACCGCCGAGCTGCTCCACGGCCTGGCGGTGCTGGCCGAGGGCGGCCGCCCCAAGGACCCCGGCGCGTTCGTGAAGCTGGTGGCGGACCGGCTGGAACGCGCGCTGTAGTCGCGTGCTGTAGCGGGCCTCGTGGGCACGGGGCGTACTCCGTGCCCACGTACTCCCTGCCCACGTAACCTATGTCGCTCCTCGTCAGCCGGCTTCCGGCTTGCCTGCACCTGGCGTCATCGGTCTGCTGCCTGGTGCTCCGCAGGGCCCGAAGAGGCAAGGGGACGTGGCGGGCCGCCACGTCCCGGCCCCCCGGCCCGTGAGCGATGACGACGCACTCATCACCCCCGGACCGGTTGCGTACGACGCCCGGGAATCACGCCGGAACCAGTGGACTCGCACCGACCGCGATGAATCGCGCGCCCCCGCCGTCGAGCCCGGGCCACTGGGAGACCTGCATGTGACGGGGATCACGCCCAGGGGAAAACCTGCCGTCCGTGCCCGGCGTCTTGCGGGTGTGAGATCAGTGAGGAAGGCACCGGGTGAGCTGGACGAGGAGGGCCTCGTCCGGCTGGTCGCCAGGGGCGACCGTGCCGCGTTCGAGGAGCTGTACCGGCGCACCGCGCCGTGGATGGCGGTACGGCTGCGCCGCCGCTGCGCGGACGAGCAGATCGTCGCCGAGGTCATGCAGGAGACGTACCTGGCGGTGTGGCGTGCGGCGGGCGCGTTCGCCGGGACGGCGGCCGGGGGGACGGCCGTCGGCTGGCTGTGGACGATCGCGGCGCGCCGCCTGGTCGACGCGTTCCGGCGCAGGGCCCACCACGCGGAGCCGCCACCCGCGGCCGCCGCGCGGCCCGTGATGCCCGCCGCCGAGGAGGAGGCGCTCGCGGCGACCGTCGACGGCGACGTCGGGGACGCGCTGCGACGCCTCGCGCCGGAGCTCAGACAGGTACTGCAGGCCATGGTGCTCGACGGGCTGTCCGTCCGGGAGACCGCCGTCCTGCTCGGACTGCCCGAGGGCACGGTCAAGACCCGTGCCCGCCGGGCCCGGATCGCGATGCGGGAGGCGCTGGCATGAGCGTGGCACACGCGTCGATGCGGATCATCGACGGTTATGCGCGCGGCGACACGGACATCGCCGCCGACGAGGTGTGGGCCCTGGAGGCCCACTTGGAGACGTGCCCGGTGTGCCGTGACCGGCTGTCGGCCGCGGTCGCGGCACGGGCGCCCGCCGCGGCGGCGCTGGTCGACACCGTGTGGTCCGGCCTCGGCCCCCACCTGGCCGCCGCCGCCACGATGCCGCGCCGACGGCGCTGGTCGGCGCCGTCGGCGAGGTGGCTGACGCCCACGATGATGCCGTGGCTGGCCATGGTTGTGAGCGTGACACTGCTCGCGCTGCTGCTCGACCTGGCCGACACGGGTTCCGGGTCCGGTTCCGGCGAGGTGTCGCTGGTGCTGCTGCTCGCCCCGGTCCTGCCCGTGCTCGGGGTCGCGGCGTCCTGGTCACGCGGCCTGGACCCGGCGTACGAGCTGACGGCCTCCGCGCCGAGGGCGGGGCTGTACCTGGTGCTGCGGCGCACCGCGTCCGTGCTCGCGGTGGTCGTCCCCGCGCTGCTGGTGGGCGGATACGTGACGGGGACGACGGGGGTGACGGCCGTGCAGTGGCTGCTGCCCTGTCTGGCCTTCACCTCGACGGCCCTGGCACTCGGCGGTGTCATCGGCGTGACCCGTGCCGCCGTCGCCCTGGTGGCCGTCTGGGCGGCCGTCGTGGTGGCGCCGACCGTGGCCGCCCGGCGAACGACCTTCGCCCTGCAGCCGGACGGCCTGCCTGTGTGGGGGCTGGTCCTCGCGCTCGGCATCGGCGTGCTGATCGCCCGCAGGGGCGCGTACTCCGTGCTGGGAGCCCACCGTTGACCATGCAGAGAGACAATCGGAAAGGACATCACATGATGCCCGCGGTGAGCGCGGCCGACATCGCGCCGACGGCCTACGCCTGGCAGATCCAGGCAACCGGGCTGAAGGTCAGGGTCGGCAGGAACCGGATGGCCGTCGACGGGCTAGACCTGTCGCTGGGCACCGGTGTACACGGTCTGCTGGGCCCCAACGGGGCCGGCAAGACCACTCTCATCCGGGCCCTCGCCACTGTGCTGCGCCCTGCTGAGGGCACCCTGGAACTGCTCGGGGAGTCGGTGGGCGGGATGGGCGAGCACCGTGCGCTGCGCCGCCGGATCGGCTACCTGCCGCAGGAGTTCGGCTACTACAAGCGCTTCACGGTGCGCGAGTTCGTCGAGTACATGGCGTGGCTGAAGGAGGTGCCGAAGGCGGACATCCCCGGGGCCGTGCAGCGCGCCGTGGAGCGGGTCGGCCTGGCGGACCGCGCCGACGAGCGGATGAAGGCCCTGTCGGGCGGCATGGTGCGGCGGGTCGGCATCGCCCAGGCCATCGTCAACGACCCGTCGGTCCTGCTGCTGGACGAGCCGACAGTCGGCCTGGACCCGGCACAGCGGCTGCGATTTCGCGAGTTGCTCCAGGAGTTGGGTACGGACACCTGCGTCCTCGTCTCGACCCATCTGGTCGAGGACGTCGCCGCCGCCTGCACCGACGTGGTGCTCTTCGCCGAGGGCCGGCTGGTCTTCCAGGGCACCCCGGACCAACTGGCCGCGGCGGGCGGCCCCGAGCACGTGGGCGACAGTCCGCTGGAGCGCGGCTACTCGGCGCTGCTGCTCAACCCCGAGCAGGAGAGGGGCACGTGGTGAACATCCGTGTTCTGCGCACAGAGTTGAGGCGCTCCGTCGCCCCGTGGGCCGGCGCCGTGGTCCTGGCCGGCGCGCTGGC from Streptomyces sp. ALI-76-A includes:
- a CDS encoding PaaI family thioesterase, yielding MGRTRTYQWEDPAILAEAAGRMAGIDFLRELQAGRLPGPPINHSIDFALDEVEPGRAVFSLTPGEEHYNPIGSVHGGIFATLLDSAAGCAVQSTLPRGMAYTSLDLTVKFLRRITVETGTVRAIGTIVNKGRRTALAQAQLIDAKDRLLAHATSSCLLFPVPPPQA
- a CDS encoding RNA polymerase sigma factor, with the translated sequence MRSVRKAPGELDEEGLVRLVARGDRAAFEELYRRTAPWMAVRLRRRCADEQIVAEVMQETYLAVWRAAGAFAGTAAGGTAVGWLWTIAARRLVDAFRRRAHHAEPPPAAAARPVMPAAEEEALAATVDGDVGDALRRLAPELRQVLQAMVLDGLSVRETAVLLGLPEGTVKTRARRARIAMREALA
- a CDS encoding NADP-dependent oxidoreductase; the encoded protein is MKAFVVDTYGKDGARAAEVSEPTVGDRDVLVRVSAASVNPLDKMVRNGEFKQLLKYRRPFVLGHDLAGVVTRVGSAVHGFDVGDEVYARPRDLRIGGFAEFIAIDMDDVAPKPASLTLGEAAAVPLVALAAWQILVDRAHVRPGQKVLVHAGAGGLGSTVIQLAKHLGATVATTTSTDTEKLVRSLGADVVVDYTKEDFSNVLSGYDLVLDSLGGANLEKSLTVLKPGGLAISVVGPPDAGFAKQLGAPSFMGVVMNALSRKVRKRAKALGVRYQFFFMQADGSQLRELGSLYDSGQLHPVLDRTFPFDQTLDAMAYVEQGRTRAGKVVVSMAPEND
- a CDS encoding endonuclease/exonuclease/phosphatase family protein; the protein is MVLRRGTRLLGGAMAVVCLLFIGPSASSGALFVRSLHTESVRDVVPNRVMTWNLCNPCEQSHVDRAAEIARYAPQVIGVQEACVRDVERIRGYLRSLYGLVYHVEYGPVLRNWSRCGGAPWKPGGYGQAILSAAPMTDRVTVEYPDGGSEDRGYMAVTTRVGGQPVRLFNTHLAERRQEAVRAGQARVLAAEVARHERAIVIGDFNAVPAAPELTPMWALATDTDPGCHPSSTGACETTTDWHSKFDYVFLRGIGPLTHRVEHTPYSDHDLVIAELDMT
- the htpG gene encoding molecular chaperone HtpG, which produces MPAETFEFQVQARQLLQLMIHSVYSNKDVFLRELVSNASDALDKLRLEALRDDTLDSDTSDLHIAIEVDKDARTLTVRDNGIGMSYEEVGRLIGTIANSGTAEFLRELREAKDAAGAEGLIGQFGVGFYSGFMVADEMTLVTRRAGETQGTRWSSRGEGTYTLDTVEDAPQGTAVTLHLKPADPENQLHDYVSPWKIREIVKRYSDFITWPIRMVPDKGEGDSEPEPETLNSMKALWARSREEVSDEEYHELYKHISHDWRAPLETVRFQAEGTFEYQALLFLPEHAPHDLFTEGHRRGLQLYVKRVLIMDDCEALLPPYLRFVKGVVDAQDLSLNVSREILQQDRHIRMIQRRLTKKVLSSLKSMRAADAQRYAGFWREFGAVLKEGLVTDADNREAILDVASFASTHDEEPTTLQQYVERMKDGQDDIYFMTGESRQAVESSPHLEAFRARGIEVLLLSDPVDEVWADAVGEFQGKRLRSVAKGEAGLGAEDGDSAEGEREQRNEEYAGLLGWMKEQLEEDVKDVRLSSRLTVSPACVVSDDHDLTPALENMYRAMGQEVPRSKRILELNPDHQLVKGLNQAYKQSEDRTGLVGTAELLHGLAVLAEGGRPKDPGAFVKLVADRLERAL
- a CDS encoding zf-HC2 domain-containing protein — translated: MSVAHASMRIIDGYARGDTDIAADEVWALEAHLETCPVCRDRLSAAVAARAPAAAALVDTVWSGLGPHLAAAATMPRRRRWSAPSARWLTPTMMPWLAMVVSVTLLALLLDLADTGSGSGSGEVSLVLLLAPVLPVLGVAASWSRGLDPAYELTASAPRAGLYLVLRRTASVLAVVVPALLVGGYVTGTTGVTAVQWLLPCLAFTSTALALGGVIGVTRAAVALVAVWAAVVVAPTVAARRTTFALQPDGLPVWGLVLALGIGVLIARRGAYSVLGAHR
- a CDS encoding helix-turn-helix domain-containing protein: MEWLEASTENCPVQRTLDVIGEKWTLLILRDAVNGVRRFDDFHRHIGLSEAVLSDRLRKLTAAGVLKTVPYQEPGSRPRNEYRLTRKGWDLWPVLMALSQWGEAYALGPEGPVLDVRHTECGAPLRVVVECSAEHAALTPRDVTARPGPGARLRT
- a CDS encoding enoyl-CoA hydratase/isomerase family protein, whose product is MTDTAAAEVLADVHRGVGRITLNRPRALNALTTDMVAAVDRTLAEWEHAPLSAVVLAGSTTKAFCAGGDIRAIREHSLAGDTEASERFFATEYRLNARIAEYPVPVVSLIDGLCMGGGLGLSVHGSFRVVTERAVLAMPETGIGFFPDVGASYFLPRLPGAIGMYLGLTGHRLDAADALYTGLATHFVPADGIDAVGEALAANPGDPVDVVLNGLAGRSPVADSRLAEVRGDVDRAFGAPTLGEIEKRLRHLETPWAATALAALESASPQSLEITHALLARGRQRTLRECLGAELALTRTTIRTPDFLEGVRAALVDKDRTPTWQQASSGGQALPT
- a CDS encoding ABC transporter ATP-binding protein — protein: MMPAVSAADIAPTAYAWQIQATGLKVRVGRNRMAVDGLDLSLGTGVHGLLGPNGAGKTTLIRALATVLRPAEGTLELLGESVGGMGEHRALRRRIGYLPQEFGYYKRFTVREFVEYMAWLKEVPKADIPGAVQRAVERVGLADRADERMKALSGGMVRRVGIAQAIVNDPSVLLLDEPTVGLDPAQRLRFRELLQELGTDTCVLVSTHLVEDVAAACTDVVLFAEGRLVFQGTPDQLAAAGGPEHVGDSPLERGYSALLLNPEQERGTW
- a CDS encoding helix-turn-helix domain-containing protein, whose protein sequence is MDARTEALQDVGKDPRLDRDMSNCSIARTLEVVGEKWTILILREVWYGSSRFSDFERVLGCPRNLLAARLRMLVEEGILATETYKEPGSRSRPKYVITPKGMDLVPAVMGLLQWGDRYRADPEGPAVLARHRGCGAHVDTQIRCERGHAVRAEDIESVPGPAFRRRPAE